One segment of Anopheles stephensi strain Indian chromosome 3, UCI_ANSTEP_V1.0, whole genome shotgun sequence DNA contains the following:
- the LOC118512372 gene encoding THO complex subunit 5 homolog, which produces MVSKPDSAEVATDKKRRKTSSSNATENTATSAKLSKEDVYMNTIAFEEQEASKRSPVKDAALFHATCDELRTVFADIAKLKTDNTEDAKARIADKRIEGSLAFVLLKKLNRLDKVRIREGRDALHKEKLRVDSNRLQLQNLLYEAEHLKREVQRCYMFKSQDEEIELVPEEEFYEQAPASVSRPESTKSDEHARRIARLEWELQQRKELDAHLKELLSLKQAIEKDIVAKTERLDSLGPRLRDLLIATRPLQEALEMPIEKGWKIRKTVRLLPQPLYLLYANVTAYGEANDTLLTTSIQGDEEEARQMAAAVSSYESEAHRARDSSNNSRDRADSDNDENEHEADRGAKKRHHRDHMKPSIDEQRREKLFKPHPLSVTITIRAKDCPPELVADRQPGPGLSLTFSYLPNMQVVTVNIALVDLHSSGAAAGDVLSIETVLNELCHGDKGEECPNPKIKYQLQDLSIEIDHLTRILRERNLGKPFLWSQRLCGLDHTSAAYTCVLSHDAANDHPEVQTDKLHETIPSIIRSVRARWEARLKLYKQIHDLESKMIDTSINDERGHPIRISSTVLQWSSISFEDYVSSGVAKMFLEDGMATASDLYFRAIVIRGSAKLECYICVPCRYPDSSPLWSFSLNWNGKHTASCNSSVREMEYWCNSLSAVNHSFDILPKQLKRAMSCLDIYLETEGPYYTPAEFTQDKSFLKPFRGRTRAQPFRIAPNGSSSLFTQI; this is translated from the exons ATGGTCAGTAAACCGGATAGTGCTGAAGTGGCCACCGACAAGAAGCGCCGCAAGACTAGCAGTTCTAACGCCACGGAAAATACCGCAACAAGTGCTAAGCTTTCGAAGGAGGATGTTTACATG AACACAATCGCATTCGAAGAGCAGGAAGCCAGCAAACGTTCGCCAGTGAAGGATGCCGCTTTATTCCATGCGACGTGCGATGAACTGCGCACGGTATTCGCGGACATTGCTAAGCTGAAAACAGACAACACCGAAGACGCCAAGGCGAGAATCGCCGACAAGCGGATCGAAGGATCGCTAGCGTTTGTGCTGCTGAAAAAGTTGAACCGTCTCGATAAGGTGCGCATTCGCGAGGGCCGCGATGCGCTGCACAAGGAGAAACTGCGCGTCGACAGCAATCGGCTGCAGCTGCAGAACTTGCTGTACGAGGCGGAGCATTTAAAACGGGAAGTGCAGCGATGCTACATGTTCAAGAGCCAAGACGAGGAGATCGAGCTAGTGCCGGAGGAAGAGTTTTACGAACAGGCCCCAGCATCCGTTTCCCGGCCTGAAAGCACGAAAAGCGACGAACATGCGCGACGCATCGCTAGGCTGGAATGGGAGCTACAGCAGAGGAAGGAATTGGATGCGCATCTGAAGGAACTCCTTTCCTTGAAGCAGGCGATTGAAAAGGATATTGTTGCCAAAACCGAGCGTCTAGATTCGTTGGGGCCACGGCTAAGAGATTTACTCATCGCAACCCGGCCACTGCAAGAAGCCCTAGAAATGCCAATCGAGAAAGGCTGGAAGATACGGAAAACGGTTCGACTTCTGCCACAACCGTTGTATCTGCTCTACGCCAATGTGACTGCCTACGGAGAGGCCAACG ACACCCTTCTCACCACCTCGATCCAGGGCGATGAAGAGGAGGCACGGCAAATGGCGGCCGCTGTTAGCTCGTACGAATCGGAAGCACACCGTGCCAGAGATTCTAGCAACAATTCCCGCGATCGTGCCGATTCGGATAACGATGAAAACGAACACGAAGCAGATCGAGGCGCGAAAAAACGACATCATCGAGACCACATGAAGCCCAGCATAGATGAGCAGCGGCGTGAAAAGCTGTTCAAACCTCATCCCCTTAGCGTGACAATAACGATCCGCGCAAAGGACTGTCCTCCGGAGCTGGTTGCCGACCGGCAGCCCGGTCCCGGCCTTTCGCTGACTTTCTCCTACCTGCCCAACATGCAGGTGGTGACGGTGAACATTGCGCTGGTAGATTTGCATTCGTCCGGCGCAGCCGCCGGTGATGTTCTATCGATCGAGACCGTTTTGAATGAGCTCTGTCACGGCGACAAGGGTGAGGAATGTCCTAATCCGAAGATAAAGTACCAGCTGCAAGATCTGTCGATCGAAATCGATCACCTGACACGCATTCTGAGGGAAAGAAACCTTGGCAAACCGTTCCTGTGGTCACAGCGGCTGTGCGGACTGGATCACACGTCGGCCGCGTACACATGCGTGCTTAGCCATGATGCCGCGAACGACCATCCCGAAGTCCAGACGGATAAGCTGCACGAAACGATTCCATCGATCATTCGCTCTGTTCGCGCACGCTGGGAAGCCCGGCTAAAGCTGTACAAGCAGATCCACGATTTAGAGAGCAAAATGATCGACACGTCGATCAACGATGAGCGTGGCCACCCGATACGCATCTCGAGCACGGTACTGCAGTGGAGTTCCATCTCGTTCGAAGACTACGTGTCGTCCGGGGTGGCAAAGATGTTCCTGGAGGACGGCATGGCCACCGCCAGTGACCTCTACTTCCGGGCAATAGTCATCCGTGGTTCTGCCAAGCTGGAGTGCTACATATGCGTACCATGCCGGTATCCAGACAGTTCGCCCCTGTGGTCCTTCTCACTCAACTGGAACGGCAAGCATACCGCGTCGTGCAACAGTTCCGTCAGG GAAATGGAATACTGGTGCAACAGTTTGTCGGCAGTGAACCACTCGTTCGACATTTTGCCGAAGCAGTTGAAGCGCGCGATGTCCTGCTTAGATATTTACCTGGAAACCGAAGGACCGTACTACACACCGGCCGAGTTTACGCAGGACAAAAGCTTTCTTAAACCGTTCCGCGGTCGTACAAGAGCGCAGCCATTCCGAATTGCACCGAACGGAAGCAGCTCTCTGTTTACCCAAATCTAG